One genomic window of Candidatus Kuenenia stuttgartiensis includes the following:
- a CDS encoding GTP-binding protein, whose product MVCPAEYDLGEDIKVVVMSVTEGDDKPLKYPALFRVARHLLINKVDLLAYTNFDMEKAKRNALAINPELNIIVTSCIDGTGVGIWIESILTSIV is encoded by the coding sequence ATGGTGTGCCCTGCTGAATATGACCTTGGCGAGGATATCAAGGTGGTGGTAATGAGTGTGACGGAGGGTGACGATAAACCGCTTAAATATCCCGCCCTCTTCAGAGTAGCCCGGCACCTTCTGATAAACAAGGTGGACCTTCTTGCGTATACTAATTTCGATATGGAAAAGGCAAAGCGAAACGCATTGGCAATTAATCCGGAATTAAATATAATCGTAACGTCCTGTATCGATGGAACAGGTGTCGGGATATGGATAGAAAGTATTTTGACTTCAATTGTCTAA
- the polA gene encoding DNA polymerase I, which translates to MPERFFIIDGHSHCYQAFYAITAKLTTPDGTPANAVYGFTRMLLKLLREQRPDYLALVFDTKYTTNRHQKYSDYKATRKETPEDLQVQIPLIYKVVRAFGIPVYAAKGYEADDVIGSLVTVLEKKEIEVVIVTSDKDLEQLIGPKVKILHAKKGEIIDSDVLFTQKGIMPNQVVDVLALAGDVSDNIPGVPGIGNKTALDLIKKWGSLESVLANVGHISGKKRQENLRTFADQARFSRELLDLYNDIPLTVDMESCRLSTGENIKLRKLFRSFGFNTLLSDMVATANTEATHYYLINTIEQFHGFLEQISKKDAFAIDLETTGTDPLKAHIVGLSFSWEQKEAYYVPLMAPENTRHLTADIVLPEIRKVLEDESKKKIGQNIKYDLLVLKKHNIGLKGIYFDSMIASYLLNPAKRNHNLDDIAFEYLSYKTIMIAELIGSGKQQITMDKVPVDKVCQYACQDADITFRLAETMAPLLKKEGLWQLFQEIEIPLIYVLAEMEGNGICINADFLRQMSGDLAAQLQCLEKEIYRVAEQEFNISSHKQLGAILFDKFQLPKLRRTKTGVSTDANVLASLAWRHPLPKLALEYRQLAKLKSTYADALPNLLNQDTGKIHTTFNQTVTSTGRLSSSNPNLQNIPVKTDIGKQIRRAFIPSGKNAVFLSADYSQIELRILAHFSEDTALMEAFREDLDIHAAVASSIYHVPLENVTTEMRRNAKAINFGIIYGLNEYGLSRDTGLSLNDAKDFIDAYFTLYQGVREFRDKVVEEAKEMGYVKTLFNRKRAIPDINAKNKRFRNLAERIAINTIIQGSAADLIKVAMNNIYSKLKCGDYEARMLLQIHDELLFEVGVQALEQTRIMVQEEMGHAVTLRVPVKVNIKTGKNWMET; encoded by the coding sequence ATGCCGGAACGGTTTTTTATCATCGATGGCCATTCTCATTGTTATCAGGCGTTTTATGCTATTACGGCAAAGCTGACAACGCCTGACGGCACACCGGCAAACGCAGTATATGGTTTTACAAGGATGTTGCTGAAATTGCTGCGGGAACAACGTCCTGACTATTTGGCGCTGGTATTTGACACAAAATATACTACAAACCGACATCAAAAATATAGTGACTACAAAGCAACCCGCAAGGAAACACCGGAAGATTTGCAAGTTCAGATCCCTTTAATTTATAAAGTTGTCAGAGCGTTTGGCATTCCGGTTTACGCGGCAAAGGGGTATGAAGCGGACGATGTGATTGGGTCGTTAGTGACCGTACTGGAAAAAAAAGAAATAGAAGTGGTAATTGTCACCTCGGACAAGGATTTGGAGCAATTAATCGGGCCGAAGGTAAAAATACTGCACGCAAAAAAAGGGGAGATTATTGATTCGGACGTGCTATTTACGCAAAAGGGCATTATGCCGAATCAGGTGGTTGATGTGCTGGCACTTGCGGGAGATGTTTCTGATAATATTCCCGGTGTTCCTGGTATTGGTAATAAAACCGCCCTCGATCTTATCAAAAAATGGGGGTCGCTGGAATCCGTACTTGCCAATGTTGGTCATATTTCCGGGAAAAAAAGACAGGAAAACCTGCGGACATTTGCCGACCAGGCCAGGTTCTCCAGGGAACTGCTGGATCTTTATAACGATATCCCCCTCACGGTGGATATGGAATCCTGCAGACTGTCCACCGGAGAGAATATAAAACTCAGGAAATTATTTCGATCTTTTGGATTCAATACCCTTCTCTCCGATATGGTAGCTACTGCAAATACAGAGGCGACACATTATTATCTCATAAATACTATTGAACAATTTCACGGGTTTCTTGAGCAGATAAGCAAAAAAGACGCCTTTGCAATAGATTTGGAAACAACCGGTACCGATCCCCTTAAAGCACACATTGTCGGACTTTCTTTTTCATGGGAACAGAAGGAAGCATATTATGTGCCTTTGATGGCGCCTGAAAACACAAGGCATTTAACGGCGGATATTGTTCTTCCTGAAATAAGAAAAGTCCTGGAAGACGAAAGTAAAAAGAAAATAGGACAAAATATCAAATATGATTTGCTTGTGCTGAAAAAACACAACATCGGGTTAAAAGGCATTTATTTTGATTCAATGATTGCTTCTTATCTGCTCAATCCGGCGAAAAGAAACCACAATCTTGATGACATTGCCTTTGAATACTTATCTTACAAAACAATAATGATCGCTGAATTAATCGGTTCCGGCAAACAGCAGATAACGATGGATAAAGTGCCGGTAGATAAGGTATGCCAATATGCCTGCCAGGACGCCGACATAACATTTCGCCTGGCGGAAACAATGGCGCCGTTATTAAAGAAAGAAGGATTATGGCAGCTTTTTCAGGAAATAGAGATTCCTCTGATTTATGTGTTGGCGGAAATGGAGGGGAATGGCATCTGTATTAATGCAGACTTTCTTCGGCAGATGTCCGGTGATTTAGCGGCACAATTGCAGTGTCTGGAAAAAGAAATCTATCGTGTTGCAGAGCAGGAGTTTAATATCAGTTCTCACAAACAATTGGGGGCAATCCTTTTTGATAAATTCCAATTACCAAAATTAAGGCGCACAAAAACAGGCGTATCAACAGATGCAAACGTGCTGGCTTCCCTTGCATGGCGTCATCCATTGCCAAAACTGGCGCTGGAATACCGGCAGCTTGCGAAGCTTAAAAGCACGTATGCAGACGCCTTGCCGAATCTCTTAAATCAGGATACAGGGAAAATCCATACGACCTTTAATCAAACAGTGACGTCAACTGGCCGCCTCAGCAGCAGTAATCCAAATCTTCAGAATATTCCGGTCAAAACAGATATTGGCAAACAAATTCGCAGGGCGTTTATTCCATCCGGAAAAAACGCAGTGTTCTTGTCGGCGGATTATTCGCAAATCGAGTTAAGGATACTTGCACATTTTTCTGAAGATACGGCGCTGATGGAGGCGTTCAGGGAAGATTTGGATATTCACGCTGCGGTGGCGTCCTCCATTTATCATGTTCCTCTGGAAAACGTAACGACAGAAATGCGGCGCAATGCGAAAGCGATAAACTTTGGCATTATTTACGGACTTAATGAATATGGGCTTTCACGGGATACCGGTCTTTCATTAAATGATGCAAAAGATTTTATCGATGCATATTTTACTTTGTATCAGGGGGTGCGGGAATTCAGGGATAAGGTAGTCGAAGAGGCGAAAGAAATGGGATATGTAAAAACACTTTTTAATAGAAAACGTGCCATTCCCGATATTAATGCAAAGAATAAACGGTTCAGAAACCTCGCGGAGCGTATTGCCATAAACACGATAATTCAAGGCTCCGCCGCTGATTTGATAAAGGTTGCAATGAACAATATTTATTCAAAATTGAAATGCGGGGATTATGAAGCACGCATGCTGCTGCAAATACATGATGAACTGCTTTTTGAAGTAGGGGTACAGGCGCTGGAGCAGACTCGTATAATGGTGCAGGAAGAAATGGGGCATGCCGTAACGCTCAGGGTTCCCGTTAAGGTGAATATCAAGACGGGGAAAAACTGGATGGAAACATAG
- the hydE gene encoding [FeFe] hydrogenase H-cluster radical SAM maturase HydE — protein sequence MCLTIPAKVLFVEDSPDNLPARRITIRDSKGERSIIALLTDVHAGDWILYASDTAVEKISEDDAREILDLLEPKSYVDISKLDAAFLEILKACHTRELKREEIIRLLSTSEDAEMTAMFSEANTIRQARLRDFFCIHGIVEFSNYCVRNCLYCGLRRDSKNVRRYRMTPDEIVNSVYDAVNHRGYKLIVLQSGDDLSYTNEILSGIIRKIKEKCKVFIFMSVGERTSEGYRKMKDAGANGVLFRFETSNKALYHSLHPGQSFDDRIALLMEMKKMGYFIATGFLIGLPGQTVEDIADDIITIKSIGANMVTAGPFIPTDTTPMAVHPAGSAAMTLKVTAVSRLLMPKAKIPVTTALETIENEEGRRLGLSSGANSLMFNLTPEKYRGDYRIYPNKYHGKEEIWEKYGLYKETLSYKMLEKKMAEAFK from the coding sequence ATGTGCCTTACCATTCCTGCAAAAGTACTATTCGTTGAAGATTCACCCGATAATTTGCCTGCAAGAAGAATTACTATTCGTGATTCAAAAGGCGAAAGATCGATAATCGCATTGCTTACTGACGTCCATGCCGGTGACTGGATTCTTTACGCCTCTGATACGGCGGTGGAAAAAATAAGCGAAGACGATGCGAGGGAAATACTGGATCTCCTTGAGCCTAAAAGTTATGTAGATATTTCGAAGCTCGATGCCGCATTTCTGGAGATACTCAAGGCTTGCCACACCAGAGAGCTTAAACGCGAAGAGATAATAAGGCTTCTCAGCACCAGCGAGGATGCGGAGATGACCGCCATGTTTTCAGAGGCAAATACCATAAGACAGGCAAGGCTAAGGGATTTTTTCTGCATACACGGCATAGTAGAGTTTTCAAACTATTGCGTCAGGAACTGCCTATACTGCGGACTCAGAAGGGACTCAAAAAATGTCCGGCGTTACAGAATGACGCCGGATGAAATAGTAAATTCCGTGTATGACGCCGTAAACCACCGCGGATATAAACTTATAGTTCTCCAGTCGGGCGACGACTTATCCTATACCAACGAGATACTGTCCGGGATCATCAGAAAAATAAAGGAGAAGTGTAAGGTTTTTATATTTATGAGCGTTGGGGAACGAACGTCAGAAGGTTACAGAAAAATGAAAGATGCCGGGGCAAACGGCGTTCTGTTTCGTTTTGAAACTTCAAACAAGGCGCTCTATCATTCCCTTCACCCCGGCCAGTCATTCGATGATAGGATTGCGCTACTCATGGAAATGAAGAAGATGGGATATTTTATTGCCACAGGGTTTCTCATCGGGCTGCCCGGACAGACGGTTGAGGATATAGCGGATGATATAATAACTATTAAATCCATTGGCGCAAACATGGTGACCGCAGGCCCGTTTATACCCACAGACACCACTCCTATGGCTGTGCATCCGGCGGGTAGTGCGGCAATGACGCTTAAGGTAACGGCCGTTTCAAGATTGCTGATGCCAAAGGCAAAGATACCGGTCACTACCGCCCTTGAAACCATTGAAAATGAAGAAGGAAGACGGCTCGGACTCTCTTCAGGCGCAAATTCGCTTATGTTTAATCTGACGCCTGAGAAGTACAGGGGCGACTACAGGATATACCCAAATAAGTATCACGGGAAAGAAGAGATTTGGGAAAAATACGGACTTTATAAAGAAACACTTAGCTACAAGATGCTTGAGAAAAAGATGGCGGAGGCGTTTAAATAA
- a CDS encoding TIGR00730 family Rossman fold protein → MNRNSMDMENNIPVKRICVFCGSNSGQRPAYKDAAKKLGKALTARGIGLVYGGGSVGLMGVIAETVMREKGEVIGVIPKALFSREIVRREVTEFHEVASMHERKTLMVQLSDAFIAMPGGCGTMDEFFEIVTWSQLELHAKPIGILNVEGYFDLLLQFIDHIIRERFARPEHGQLILRSDNPDELLQMLIQKKTLPPSGKLIDWKES, encoded by the coding sequence ATGAACAGAAATTCAATGGACATGGAAAACAATATTCCCGTAAAACGTATTTGCGTATTTTGCGGGTCAAACAGCGGACAACGTCCCGCATATAAGGATGCGGCAAAAAAACTGGGAAAGGCACTAACCGCCCGCGGCATTGGGCTTGTATACGGAGGAGGCAGTGTCGGGCTCATGGGAGTTATTGCGGAAACCGTTATGCGCGAAAAGGGAGAGGTTATCGGGGTAATACCGAAGGCGCTTTTTTCCAGAGAAATTGTTCGCCGCGAAGTAACGGAATTTCACGAAGTTGCCAGCATGCACGAGAGAAAGACGCTGATGGTACAGTTATCCGACGCCTTTATCGCTATGCCGGGCGGATGTGGCACGATGGACGAATTTTTTGAGATTGTCACATGGTCGCAGTTGGAATTGCACGCAAAACCGATCGGCATACTTAACGTAGAAGGATATTTCGATCTGTTGCTGCAATTTATAGACCATATTATCAGAGAACGCTTCGCAAGACCGGAACATGGCCAGCTAATTCTGAGGTCGGACAACCCTGATGAACTTTTACAGATGCTTATTCAAAAAAAAACCCTTCCGCCGTCTGGTAAATTGATAGATTGGAAAGAGAGTTAA
- a CDS encoding succinate dehydrogenase/fumarate reductase iron-sulfur subunit: MTNDTISFNIFRFNPASDKEAYFQKYEIPFTRKDLTVLEGLVYIQQHRDDSLAFRSSCRAAVCGSCAMHINGKYRLACNTLISKLNTKTVTIRPLAHMAIQKDLFVDMKPFWEKYEQIKPYLMPGRPLPSEGEQIQSTDERSKLNGLIDCILCACCHSSCPITAMHEDYLGPMSFLNIDRFVSDSRDGARQERLAIVNSENGVWRCHSVFNCQEVCPKDLNPTGSITSLKKEIVKDKIRS, encoded by the coding sequence ATGACAAACGATACCATTTCCTTTAATATCTTCCGGTTTAATCCGGCCAGCGATAAGGAAGCATATTTCCAAAAATATGAAATACCGTTTACGAGAAAAGATCTCACTGTGCTGGAAGGGCTTGTTTACATTCAGCAGCATAGGGATGATTCTCTCGCCTTTCGGTCGTCCTGCCGTGCCGCCGTTTGTGGTTCATGCGCCATGCATATCAACGGGAAATACCGGCTTGCCTGTAATACTCTTATTTCCAAACTGAATACGAAGACGGTTACCATTCGCCCCCTCGCCCACATGGCAATACAAAAAGACCTCTTTGTCGATATGAAACCCTTTTGGGAAAAGTACGAGCAGATAAAACCATACCTCATGCCCGGAAGGCCATTGCCCTCTGAGGGGGAACAAATACAGAGTACGGATGAAAGATCAAAACTGAATGGGTTAATAGACTGCATATTGTGCGCATGCTGCCACTCTTCCTGTCCAATAACAGCGATGCACGAAGATTATCTGGGGCCAATGTCTTTTCTCAATATTGACAGATTTGTTTCCGACAGCCGGGACGGAGCACGGCAGGAACGGCTGGCTATTGTAAACAGTGAAAACGGCGTATGGCGCTGTCATTCTGTGTTCAATTGCCAGGAAGTATGCCCGAAAGACTTGAATCCTACTGGTTCTATCACAAGCTTGAAAAAAGAAATTGTAAAAGACAAGATAAGAAGTTGA
- a CDS encoding HPP family protein has product MKNLDPISHVITANVHTVSIDQKLSTVRKMMAENQIHHVPVVNDRKLVGLISATDMLKLNIASAKTNTKLLDELIDQQYTIEQVMQKNLVTINIRDSMRKAAHILSNGLFHSLPVIDDDRNLIGIITSTDLIRYLAKSY; this is encoded by the coding sequence ATGAAAAATCTTGACCCAATTTCTCATGTCATAACGGCAAATGTACACACCGTATCCATAGATCAAAAACTGAGTACTGTACGTAAAATGATGGCAGAAAACCAAATTCATCATGTCCCTGTGGTAAATGATCGAAAACTTGTGGGTCTTATCAGCGCTACCGATATGTTAAAACTCAACATCGCATCCGCAAAAACGAATACTAAATTACTTGATGAATTAATTGACCAACAATATACCATAGAGCAGGTTATGCAGAAAAACTTAGTTACTATTAATATCAGGGACTCGATGAGAAAAGCTGCACATATTCTGAGTAATGGGCTATTTCACTCACTCCCCGTCATCGATGACGACCGCAACCTTATCGGAATAATTACCAGCACAGATTTGATCAGATACCTGGCGAAATCATATTAA
- the rho gene encoding transcription termination factor Rho codes for MKGKETMNMVLDSKKEIEVIDKETNEKYEEIKRGKMHITELQKKTIKELQDIAKKEGLKEYTGLKKQELIFKILKERVNQNGLMYGEGVVEVLPEGFGFLRSPDYNYLPCPDDIYISPSQIRRFGIRTGAVVSGQIRPPKDSERYFALLRVEAINFENPEMMGDKIVFDDLTPLHPTERLFLEKDPAELETRIMDFVTPIGKGQRGLIVAPPRTGKTVLLQKVANSITKNHPEAYLIILLIDERPEEVTDMDRSVDAEVIGSTFDEPASRHIQVAEMVIEKAKRMVEYGKDVVVLLDSITRLARAYNTEIPHSGKILSGGVDASALQKPKRFFGAARNIEEGGSLTIIATALVDTGSRMDEVIFEEFKGTGNMELHLDRKLADRRLFPAIDITRSGTRKEELIVNADEIKRIWILRKVLNEMNPIEAMELLKNRLSKTKTNAEFLMTMNISGL; via the coding sequence ATGAAAGGTAAGGAGACAATGAATATGGTCTTGGACAGTAAAAAAGAAATAGAAGTAATAGATAAAGAAACAAATGAAAAATATGAGGAAATCAAACGCGGCAAAATGCACATAACAGAACTGCAAAAGAAAACAATCAAGGAATTACAGGATATCGCCAAGAAGGAAGGGCTTAAAGAATACACGGGATTAAAGAAGCAGGAACTGATCTTTAAAATCCTGAAGGAAAGAGTCAATCAAAATGGTCTGATGTACGGAGAAGGCGTAGTGGAGGTGCTTCCGGAGGGTTTTGGTTTTCTCCGTTCACCTGACTATAATTACCTGCCTTGCCCGGACGACATCTACATTTCGCCTTCGCAAATACGCCGTTTTGGCATTCGTACCGGCGCTGTTGTATCAGGGCAAATAAGGCCACCAAAGGATTCAGAACGGTATTTTGCATTGTTGCGTGTTGAGGCAATAAATTTTGAAAATCCGGAAATGATGGGAGATAAGATTGTTTTTGATGACCTGACTCCCCTTCACCCAACTGAAAGGCTTTTTTTAGAAAAAGATCCTGCTGAACTTGAGACAAGAATTATGGATTTTGTTACGCCTATCGGCAAAGGCCAGAGGGGTTTAATCGTAGCGCCTCCACGCACGGGGAAAACAGTGTTGCTTCAAAAAGTAGCAAATAGTATTACAAAAAACCATCCCGAAGCGTATTTGATTATCCTGCTCATCGATGAAAGGCCGGAAGAAGTTACGGATATGGACAGGTCGGTTGATGCGGAGGTTATAGGATCTACCTTCGATGAGCCGGCAAGCAGGCATATTCAGGTTGCGGAAATGGTAATAGAAAAGGCAAAACGCATGGTGGAATATGGCAAAGACGTTGTTGTGCTGCTCGATTCCATCACAAGACTGGCAAGGGCATACAACACAGAGATTCCCCACAGTGGCAAAATACTGTCCGGCGGTGTGGATGCAAGTGCCCTTCAGAAACCTAAAAGGTTTTTCGGGGCTGCAAGAAACATTGAAGAAGGCGGCAGCCTTACCATCATTGCAACCGCACTTGTTGATACGGGAAGCAGGATGGATGAGGTTATTTTTGAAGAGTTCAAGGGCACTGGCAATATGGAGCTTCATCTTGACAGGAAGCTGGCAGACCGCAGACTGTTTCCCGCAATTGATATTACCCGTTCAGGTACCCGCAAAGAAGAGTTAATTGTTAATGCAGACGAAATTAAACGCATCTGGATACTCAGAAAGGTGCTTAACGAAATGAATCCTATAGAAGCTATGGAATTATTAAAGAACAGGCTTTCAAAAACAAAAACAAATGCCGAATTTCTGATGACGATGAATATTAGCGGACTCTAA
- the hydG gene encoding [FeFe] hydrogenase H-cluster radical SAM maturase HydG → MQKTFIDEDRFQSLLTNTPSPSTAMLADVLKKGRELKGLTPEEAAMLINVIDLELTEEIFDAARYIKNAVYGSRLVFFAPLYISNYCVNDCLYCGFRAGNPAMRKKLTMDEVREQTGCLIEMGHKRVLLEAGEDIGNNPVDYILDAIDAIYSVRNEKGEIRRVNVNIAATTAENYRRLKDKGIGTYQLFQESYHRPTYEKIHHGPKSDYRRQLYALDKAFEGGIDDVGMGVLFGLYDWRYEVLGLISHAAYLFDTFGTGPHTISIPRLRPAHSVNLRPPSPVSDSDFLRLIAILRIAVPYTGMIITTRESPEIREAAFRIGITQASAASSTTPGGLGKGRPKGAGQFELSDKRSLEEITVSAMKEGFMPSFCTACYRRSRTGTVFMELARPGDIQEFCGPNSILTLMEYMEDNASPESRHLGLEIINKTLEAIENASIKKQTEDKLARIRNGERDLFF, encoded by the coding sequence ATGCAAAAAACATTTATAGACGAAGATAGATTTCAATCCTTGCTCACGAATACCCCCTCACCGTCGACGGCTATGCTGGCGGATGTTTTAAAAAAGGGCAGGGAGCTGAAAGGGCTTACCCCTGAAGAAGCGGCGATGTTGATAAACGTCATCGATCTGGAGTTAACCGAGGAGATATTTGACGCCGCCCGTTACATAAAAAATGCCGTATACGGCAGCAGACTAGTGTTCTTCGCCCCCCTCTATATCAGCAATTACTGTGTAAATGATTGCCTATACTGCGGCTTTCGTGCAGGTAACCCTGCAATGAGAAAAAAACTTACCATGGATGAGGTAAGAGAACAGACGGGCTGCCTCATAGAAATGGGACATAAGAGAGTCCTTCTTGAGGCAGGAGAGGATATCGGAAATAATCCGGTCGATTATATCCTTGATGCAATAGATGCCATCTATTCTGTGAGGAATGAAAAGGGTGAAATAAGAAGGGTCAATGTAAACATCGCCGCAACAACGGCTGAAAACTACAGAAGGCTAAAGGACAAAGGCATTGGAACATACCAGCTATTCCAGGAGAGTTATCACAGGCCTACCTACGAAAAAATCCACCATGGTCCTAAAAGTGATTACCGGAGACAGTTGTATGCCCTGGACAAAGCCTTTGAGGGCGGGATAGATGACGTAGGGATGGGCGTACTCTTCGGACTCTATGACTGGCGGTATGAGGTGCTGGGGCTGATATCCCATGCCGCTTACCTTTTTGATACGTTCGGAACCGGCCCGCACACCATATCCATACCAAGGCTCAGGCCCGCCCATTCGGTTAATTTGAGACCCCCTTCACCTGTAAGTGACAGCGATTTTCTGAGGCTCATAGCAATCCTTCGGATCGCCGTTCCTTATACAGGCATGATAATAACCACAAGGGAAAGTCCTGAGATCAGAGAGGCGGCATTCCGCATCGGGATTACGCAGGCCAGCGCCGCCTCAAGCACTACGCCAGGCGGATTGGGGAAGGGAAGGCCAAAAGGGGCTGGACAGTTTGAGCTGTCGGACAAGAGGAGTCTGGAAGAAATAACCGTGAGCGCCATGAAGGAGGGCTTCATGCCCAGTTTTTGCACCGCCTGTTACCGCAGGAGCAGGACAGGCACGGTGTTTATGGAACTTGCAAGGCCGGGAGATATCCAGGAATTCTGCGGGCCTAATAGCATACTTACACTTATGGAATATATGGAAGATAACGCGTCTCCGGAAAGCAGACATTTAGGGCTGGAGATAATAAATAAGACACTGGAAGCAATAGAGAACGCTTCTATAAAAAAGCAGACAGAGGATAAGCTTGCAAGGATAAGAAACGGGGAGAGAGATCTGTTTTTTTGA
- the coaE gene encoding dephospho-CoA kinase (Dephospho-CoA kinase (CoaE) performs the final step in coenzyme A biosynthesis.) — MRNRPKIIGITGGIASGKSAIARMLASLGAAHIDADEMCHTLLLRDEIKKNIIETYGNTVKNGYGGIDRRQLAEIVFRDKAGLDTLCSILHPIIIKQIYAKIDDIIHRGKKHAIVIDAALLEESGLSMVCDYVVFVNTGKDQRIKRSQISRHWSKGELEKRESFQMDLQEKKNKADYIIDNNFSVDNTFLQVKKFWQLYIEDK; from the coding sequence GTGCGCAACAGACCAAAAATTATTGGCATAACAGGAGGCATCGCCAGCGGAAAAAGTGCCATTGCCCGGATGCTGGCTTCGCTGGGAGCGGCACACATCGATGCCGATGAGATGTGCCATACACTGCTTTTAAGAGATGAGATTAAAAAAAATATAATAGAAACATATGGCAATACGGTGAAAAATGGCTATGGCGGAATAGACCGCAGACAACTGGCAGAGATCGTATTCAGGGATAAGGCCGGTTTGGATACTTTATGCTCGATATTGCATCCCATTATTATAAAACAAATCTATGCAAAAATTGACGACATAATACATCGCGGCAAAAAGCATGCTATCGTTATCGATGCTGCTTTATTAGAAGAATCGGGGCTTTCAATGGTATGTGATTATGTGGTATTTGTAAATACCGGCAAAGACCAACGGATAAAGCGAAGTCAAATCAGCAGGCACTGGAGCAAAGGAGAATTGGAAAAAAGAGAATCTTTCCAGATGGATCTGCAAGAGAAGAAAAACAAGGCGGATTATATTATTGATAATAATTTCTCGGTCGATAATACATTTCTGCAAGTCAAAAAATTCTGGCAACTTTATATAGAGGATAAATAG
- a CDS encoding lipocalin family protein codes for MKKYRGIVVLFVFTLLFGFGCEEKNKSSSSESAGLSGTWLLEKEIVEGYDIDDGEREDWKETNVIDEEIFQFNGNTAKWYTHEKKCYEVDDTITYKISGSRLIGSFWEGTDAEDGNTTTWSTSIEFKNNYLVMTRTEDIKEPGYESHEKITQYFKKYTGTLPPSGWPRQQCK; via the coding sequence ATGAAAAAGTATAGGGGAATTGTTGTGTTATTTGTTTTTACCCTGTTATTTGGATTCGGATGTGAAGAAAAAAACAAATCATCTTCTTCTGAATCAGCAGGGTTGTCAGGGACATGGTTGTTGGAAAAAGAAATTGTCGAAGGGTATGACATCGATGATGGAGAACGGGAAGACTGGAAAGAAACCAATGTGATTGATGAAGAAATTTTCCAGTTTAATGGTAATACCGCAAAATGGTACACCCATGAGAAAAAGTGCTACGAAGTGGACGATACCATTACTTATAAAATCTCCGGTAGTAGACTTATCGGTTCTTTTTGGGAGGGAACAGATGCGGAAGACGGCAATACTACCACATGGTCAACATCAATAGAATTTAAAAATAACTATCTTGTAATGACACGGACAGAAGATATAAAAGAACCTGGCTATGAATCTCACGAAAAAATTACACAGTATTTTAAAAAATACACTGGCACATTGCCACCTTCCGGATGGCCGAGACAACAATGCAAATGA